One stretch of Siphonobacter curvatus DNA includes these proteins:
- a CDS encoding class I SAM-dependent methyltransferase has translation MKLLTPTPWSDYELIDCGGFEKLERFGAYVLARPEPQAIWDKTLSDAEWESKAQAYFKREKGNSERGEWLTKQGMPDRWTGTYPLGSQKLTYKLALSSFKHVGLFPEQAANWEFIYQKTKALGVEKPKVLNLFAYTGVASLAARAAGADVTHVDSVKQVISWSRENMELSNLENIRWMVEDAMKFVKREVRRGNTYHGIILDPPAYGRGPDGEKWVLEEQINELLKLCKQLLNPQQHFFLINLYSLSFSALIAESLILRIFEKTENPEFGELYLPDSFHKKLPLGIFYRFATV, from the coding sequence ATGAAATTACTGACTCCCACCCCCTGGTCTGATTACGAACTGATTGACTGCGGAGGTTTCGAGAAATTAGAACGCTTTGGTGCCTACGTACTGGCCCGCCCCGAACCGCAAGCCATCTGGGATAAAACCCTGTCGGATGCCGAATGGGAAAGCAAAGCCCAAGCCTACTTTAAACGCGAAAAAGGCAACTCCGAACGCGGCGAATGGCTGACGAAGCAGGGGATGCCCGACCGCTGGACGGGTACCTACCCCCTGGGTTCGCAGAAGCTTACCTACAAACTTGCTCTGTCTTCCTTTAAGCACGTGGGTCTGTTTCCGGAGCAGGCTGCTAACTGGGAATTCATCTACCAGAAAACCAAGGCCCTCGGCGTAGAGAAGCCCAAAGTCCTCAACCTGTTTGCCTACACGGGTGTGGCCTCGCTGGCAGCTCGGGCCGCCGGAGCTGACGTTACGCACGTGGATTCGGTAAAACAGGTCATCAGCTGGTCGCGGGAAAACATGGAACTTAGTAATCTGGAGAACATCCGCTGGATGGTGGAAGACGCCATGAAGTTCGTGAAGCGGGAAGTTCGTCGGGGCAATACCTATCACGGCATCATTCTGGATCCGCCCGCCTACGGTCGCGGTCCCGACGGCGAGAAGTGGGTACTGGAAGAACAGATCAACGAGTTACTCAAACTTTGTAAGCAATTACTGAACCCACAACAGCACTTTTTCCTGATCAATCTCTACTCCCTGAGTTTTTCGGCCCTGATTGCCGAAAGTCTGATTCTGCGGATTTTCGAGAAAACCGAAAATCCTGAGTTTGGGGAACTGTACCTACCCGATTCATTCCATAAAAAGTTACCGCTGGGCATCTTTTACCGCTTTGCTACGGTTTAA
- a CDS encoding response regulator, giving the protein MKLLIIEDEPKTVQSIRQGLEENGFEVDIAYDGLIGKHLAKRNPYDLIVSDIIMPGLNGVELTRELRSEGVETPVLLLTALGGIDEKLMGFDAGADDYLVKPFEFAELLARIRVLTRRWNGSMPIASNILRYTDLEMNLDSKTVIRGEKKIELTAREFALLEFMLRNQGKVLSKAEIAEKVWDVNFDTGTNVIEVYINLLRKKVDKDFTTRLIHTQYGMGYVLKVED; this is encoded by the coding sequence ATGAAACTATTGATCATCGAAGACGAGCCGAAAACCGTCCAGTCCATCAGACAGGGCCTGGAAGAAAATGGTTTTGAAGTAGATATTGCTTACGATGGTCTGATTGGTAAACATCTGGCCAAGCGAAATCCCTACGATCTGATCGTTTCGGATATTATCATGCCGGGCCTGAATGGCGTGGAACTGACCCGTGAGCTTCGGAGTGAAGGTGTAGAAACGCCCGTTTTGCTCCTGACGGCGTTGGGTGGTATTGACGAAAAGCTGATGGGCTTCGACGCCGGTGCCGACGATTACCTGGTTAAACCCTTTGAATTTGCTGAACTGCTGGCCCGTATCCGCGTACTGACCCGCCGCTGGAACGGTTCCATGCCCATCGCTTCCAATATTCTGCGGTATACGGATCTGGAAATGAACCTGGATTCGAAAACGGTAATCCGCGGCGAGAAGAAAATTGAACTTACCGCCCGTGAATTCGCCCTGCTGGAATTTATGTTACGGAATCAGGGAAAAGTGCTTTCGAAAGCCGAAATTGCGGAGAAAGTGTGGGATGTCAATTTCGACACGGGAACGAACGTGATTGAAGTGTATATCAACCTGTTACGCAAAAAGGTGGACAAAGATTTCACGACCCGTCTCATCCATACCCAATACGGGATGGGCTATGTACTAAAGGTGGAAGATTAA
- a CDS encoding HAMP domain-containing sensor histidine kinase, with product MQIRTRLTIQFTLLVSVIVLLAFAAIYYFREYSLQEQFYKRLRQKALSTVELLVNQNEVNSEILKLIDQSNYDLLYKENVILYTYRNDIYHANNDTIRFDLDRNILNRIRLNKELRIDQGEYKLYGLYYTNDGERMVSVAGAADVADQVSMRSLLRIMLYAYVACILLVAVVGWFFAGRALVPISDVINEVQRIYPQNLSRRVNTQNEKDEIGRLTFTFNALLDRVEQAFRLQNMFISNVSHELKNPLTKIISQLEVVLLRERSTEEYRQTASSVLADARDLSQLSNTLLELAKVSDQNQPFLTAPVRIDEVLWDARDLLRSTHQSYTIKVEFPVDIEEDSVLTLNGNAYLLKVAAINLMENGCKFSIDHTVFVKVLPSSTQLELVFSNRSDIAQEELSLIFQPFYRSQKSVRISGYGIGLSLVDRIIKLHNGTIEVDSQEGNVTFRIVIPQPKSNFQ from the coding sequence ATGCAAATTCGTACTCGTCTAACCATTCAATTCACCCTCTTGGTTTCGGTGATTGTTTTGCTGGCGTTTGCGGCCATTTACTACTTCCGGGAGTACTCTTTGCAGGAACAGTTCTATAAACGTCTCCGTCAGAAAGCCCTGAGTACGGTGGAGTTGCTGGTCAACCAGAATGAAGTAAATTCCGAGATTCTCAAACTCATCGACCAGTCGAATTATGACCTGTTGTACAAGGAAAATGTCATTCTGTACACCTATCGAAATGACATCTACCATGCCAACAATGATACCATTCGCTTCGATCTGGACCGGAATATCCTGAACCGCATCCGATTAAATAAGGAGCTGCGAATTGATCAGGGCGAGTACAAACTCTACGGACTCTATTACACTAACGATGGCGAACGCATGGTCAGCGTAGCCGGAGCCGCCGACGTAGCCGATCAGGTGAGTATGCGTTCGCTCCTGCGGATTATGCTGTATGCTTACGTTGCCTGTATTCTGCTGGTAGCAGTGGTAGGCTGGTTTTTTGCGGGAAGGGCCCTTGTACCCATATCGGATGTTATCAACGAAGTGCAGCGAATTTATCCGCAGAACCTGAGTAGGCGGGTGAACACGCAAAACGAAAAGGACGAAATCGGTCGGCTCACTTTCACGTTCAATGCCCTACTCGACCGGGTGGAACAGGCGTTCCGGCTGCAGAATATGTTCATTTCGAATGTCTCGCACGAGCTTAAGAATCCGCTTACCAAGATAATCTCTCAGTTAGAAGTAGTGCTGCTGCGGGAACGTAGTACGGAAGAATACCGCCAAACGGCTTCTTCCGTCTTGGCGGATGCCCGCGACCTGAGTCAGCTCTCCAATACCCTACTCGAACTGGCTAAAGTTTCCGATCAAAATCAACCCTTCCTGACGGCTCCCGTACGCATTGATGAAGTATTGTGGGATGCCCGTGATCTGCTTCGTTCGACCCATCAGTCGTATACCATCAAGGTAGAGTTTCCGGTTGACATTGAAGAAGATTCCGTTTTAACCTTAAACGGAAATGCCTACTTGTTGAAGGTAGCAGCGATCAATTTGATGGAGAACGGCTGTAAGTTTTCTATCGATCATACGGTTTTTGTGAAAGTACTGCCTAGTTCGACGCAACTTGAGCTGGTCTTCAGTAACCGTTCCGACATTGCTCAGGAAGAATTGAGTCTAATTTTTCAGCCGTTTTACCGTAGTCAGAAATCCGTACGTATTTCGGGGTACGGCATCGGTTTATCATTGGTAGACCGAATCATAAAATTGCATAATGGCACGATTGAGGTAGATTCGCAGGAAGGAAACGTGACCTTTCGTATCGTCATTCCTCAGCCTAAATCAAATTTTCAGTAG
- a CDS encoding BclA C-terminal domain-containing protein has product MKHLFTFLFFCFTLYTSSAQVGIGTSTPDPAAALDITATDKGLLIPRVTRANRPGSAGMVAPTPGLMIYQTDSDPGFYVYDGTSWDKMVKKSDQPGATFFQGIRKMPADFNTYPLSGRLVSFTPITYDTLAISPDILINAAQSQVTLTKAGTYLIKYQVNPISATNPYFSAAIRVNFKAIWGTWNSDYTSNSPKLSGELIAKVEANSTVDVVLNNGSSTINVIQFQRNNSLGASLTIIRLN; this is encoded by the coding sequence ATGAAACACTTATTTACCTTCCTCTTCTTTTGTTTTACCCTTTATACATCCTCCGCTCAGGTGGGCATTGGTACGTCCACACCAGACCCCGCAGCAGCGTTGGATATTACCGCCACCGATAAAGGCTTGCTTATACCAAGGGTAACGCGGGCTAATCGACCGGGTAGTGCGGGCATGGTAGCTCCTACTCCTGGCTTGATGATCTATCAAACGGACAGCGATCCTGGATTTTATGTATATGACGGGACGAGCTGGGACAAGATGGTCAAGAAATCAGATCAACCCGGAGCTACGTTCTTTCAGGGGATTCGTAAAATGCCAGCCGATTTTAATACCTATCCACTATCTGGCCGCTTGGTTTCCTTTACTCCCATTACCTATGATACACTAGCTATATCACCAGATATTTTGATCAACGCAGCTCAAAGTCAGGTAACGCTTACAAAGGCGGGCACCTATCTAATAAAGTATCAGGTCAATCCTATCTCTGCGACCAACCCATATTTTAGTGCTGCTATCAGGGTTAATTTCAAAGCGATTTGGGGCACTTGGAACAGTGACTATACTTCTAATAGTCCAAAACTAAGTGGAGAGCTTATTGCTAAAGTGGAGGCCAATTCTACGGTAGATGTTGTTTTAAATAATGGCAGTTCAACCATAAATGTGATACAATTTCAACGCAATAATAGTCTAGGAGCCTCGCTCACCATAATACGGCTGAATTAA
- a CDS encoding histone deacetylase family protein, protein MLKIAYTAEYCYSLPEGHRFPMEKYELIPQQLLREGVVREDSFFQPQPLDPHWILRTHTPTYWDDLWNLRLSDKMVRRIGFPLTEALVHREIVIAQGTIDCCRYAQQYGVAMNIAGGTHHAYADKGEGFCILNDVAIAANYLLDEGQRKKILVIDLDVHQGNGTACIFENEPRVFTFSMHGKDNYPLHKEKSDLDIELPSYLTDEPYLQQLYETLPGLLEREKPDFLFFIAGVDVLETDKLGKLKMTKEGCRRRDQFVFEQAQCYRLPLVVVMGGGYSHRLADIVEAHCNTFRLAEEMYF, encoded by the coding sequence ATGTTAAAAATTGCTTACACTGCCGAATACTGCTATTCGCTTCCCGAAGGACACCGCTTTCCCATGGAAAAATACGAACTCATTCCCCAACAACTGTTGCGGGAAGGCGTCGTTCGGGAGGATTCCTTTTTTCAACCGCAGCCCCTCGATCCGCACTGGATTCTTCGAACGCATACGCCAACGTACTGGGATGATCTATGGAACCTCCGTTTATCCGATAAAATGGTACGGCGGATTGGATTTCCCTTAACGGAGGCTCTGGTTCACCGGGAAATCGTCATTGCTCAGGGGACGATCGACTGCTGCCGGTACGCTCAGCAATACGGCGTGGCCATGAACATTGCCGGCGGTACGCACCACGCCTACGCGGACAAAGGCGAAGGATTTTGTATCCTCAATGACGTAGCCATTGCCGCAAATTATTTACTGGATGAAGGACAGCGGAAGAAAATTCTGGTGATCGATCTGGACGTGCACCAGGGGAATGGAACCGCCTGCATTTTCGAAAACGAACCCCGTGTGTTTACCTTTTCGATGCACGGGAAGGACAACTATCCGCTACATAAGGAGAAGTCGGACCTGGACATCGAATTGCCCTCTTACCTAACCGATGAACCATATTTGCAGCAACTCTACGAAACGCTGCCCGGCTTACTGGAACGAGAAAAACCCGATTTTCTCTTTTTTATCGCGGGCGTGGACGTGCTGGAAACGGACAAGCTCGGCAAGCTGAAGATGACTAAAGAAGGCTGCCGCCGTCGCGACCAGTTTGTGTTCGAACAGGCTCAATGCTACCGTTTGCCGCTCGTGGTGGTCATGGGCGGGGGCTACTCGCATCGGCTCGCCGACATTGTCGAAGCTCATTGCAACACGTTCCGACTGGCGGAAGAGATGTACTTTTAA
- a CDS encoding fasciclin domain-containing protein: MKTLLFVFALGITASYAQTSVNDSRKDLIANLSSTADYATFTNALNQSGLSQTLRANGPFTIFAPTDKAFAKVPSLDELMKSENKPKLIKLLSNHVLTGKYTAQSIREAIEKGQGKATFKTLGGGTLTAALSENALLITDEAGSTSRVIMPDQNSDNGIIHIVDTVDQTK; this comes from the coding sequence ATGAAAACGCTACTGTTTGTATTCGCTCTGGGTATTACGGCCAGCTACGCTCAAACTTCCGTCAACGATTCTCGTAAGGATCTGATCGCAAACTTGAGCAGTACGGCCGATTACGCCACGTTCACCAACGCTCTCAATCAGAGCGGTTTGTCACAAACGTTACGTGCCAACGGTCCTTTTACCATATTCGCACCTACGGACAAGGCTTTCGCAAAGGTCCCTTCGCTGGATGAACTCATGAAAAGCGAAAATAAACCCAAGTTGATCAAGTTACTCTCCAACCACGTCCTGACGGGAAAGTATACCGCTCAATCGATTCGTGAAGCCATTGAAAAAGGCCAGGGCAAAGCCACATTCAAAACCCTGGGTGGCGGCACCCTGACGGCAGCTTTATCAGAAAACGCCCTATTGATTACCGACGAAGCCGGGAGCACCTCCCGCGTGATCATGCCCGACCAGAATTCCGATAATGGCATTATTCACATTGTAGATACGGTTGATCAGACGAAGTAG
- a CDS encoding DUF4494 domain-containing protein — protein MATWFLGKIRFTKEIDAGKFQTVTEAYLLDAVSFTDAEARLYDLLGDNAPDFRVTSLSPMKVQEVFHVEGPELKWFKIKILITTFDEKAKKEKKSSASFLINADSIKQAYDRVEDALGRVEDYEITDVSLTPILEVVPYDVDNQKMDQLRPLSEAVAAFENDSNPASKHSPEQPFERVEPAAE, from the coding sequence ATGGCTACGTGGTTTTTAGGAAAGATCCGATTTACAAAGGAAATTGATGCAGGGAAGTTTCAAACCGTTACGGAGGCGTATTTGCTCGACGCCGTATCGTTTACAGATGCCGAAGCCCGCTTGTATGATTTATTAGGTGACAACGCTCCCGACTTTCGGGTAACCAGCCTGTCGCCCATGAAAGTTCAGGAAGTTTTTCATGTGGAAGGCCCTGAATTAAAGTGGTTCAAAATCAAAATTCTGATTACGACTTTTGACGAAAAAGCGAAGAAAGAAAAGAAGTCCTCGGCCTCCTTTCTCATCAACGCCGACTCCATTAAACAGGCCTACGATCGGGTGGAAGATGCCTTGGGTCGCGTAGAAGATTACGAAATTACGGACGTGTCCCTTACGCCCATTCTTGAAGTGGTTCCCTACGACGTGGACAACCAGAAGATGGATCAGTTGCGTCCGTTATCGGAGGCAGTGGCGGCGTTTGAAAATGATTCGAACCCCGCCTCAAAGCATTCACCCGAACAACCTTTTGAACGGGTCGAACCAGCGGCAGAGTAA
- a CDS encoding fasciclin domain-containing protein, with protein sequence MKKICFALLTLWVTGCVSSQGPSRTSTPSQPTSPAAPASGGRVNIAQHAARSQEHSILTKALKETGFVNTLQNSGPFTVFAPTDSAFHKSPEATALLQPDQMNRLRKVLAYHIVTGVWQTKNFQEALDRGIQRVELRTLAGEYIYVSKNGDQWLVTDKTGHQAKLETTDYAVSNGIVHVTDAVLWP encoded by the coding sequence ATGAAAAAAATCTGCTTTGCTTTACTCACTCTCTGGGTTACCGGCTGCGTAAGTAGCCAGGGCCCCAGCCGTACCTCTACCCCATCTCAACCGACTTCTCCTGCGGCTCCGGCCAGCGGCGGACGCGTGAATATCGCCCAGCATGCCGCCCGTTCGCAGGAACACAGTATTCTTACCAAGGCTCTCAAAGAGACTGGATTTGTAAACACCCTACAGAACTCTGGACCGTTTACGGTCTTTGCTCCCACGGACTCCGCCTTTCACAAGTCGCCGGAAGCTACTGCCCTGCTGCAACCCGATCAGATGAACCGCCTGCGAAAAGTGCTGGCCTATCACATCGTTACAGGCGTTTGGCAAACCAAAAACTTTCAGGAAGCTTTAGACCGGGGTATTCAACGCGTGGAATTGCGAACCCTCGCGGGCGAATACATCTACGTATCCAAGAACGGCGACCAGTGGTTGGTAACGGATAAAACCGGCCATCAGGCCAAGCTTGAAACCACGGACTATGCCGTTAGTAACGGAATCGTACACGTAACTGACGCCGTACTTTGGCCCTAA
- a CDS encoding bifunctional transcriptional activator/DNA repair enzyme AdaA translates to MNDYQRIEKAIQYLNTHFQQQPSLDAVAEHVHLSPYHFQRLFKDWAGVSPKKFLQYISLEHAKSLLAQGHSLADTSFETGLSSTSRLHDLFVTIEGMTPGEYKNGGQYLQIQYSFGSTPFGPICMASTEKGVCHVAFITSEDEGRTTLQLRFPQAQLQLLPTDFHRAVLLRFEASPTNLPQLKLHLKGTDFQLKVWQALLQIPPGRLSTYAGISQAIEQPSACRAVGTAIGQNPIAYLIPCHRVIRSTGLIGDYHWGASRKAALIGWESAHILGEPENVC, encoded by the coding sequence ATGAACGACTATCAACGTATTGAAAAAGCGATTCAGTACCTGAATACGCACTTCCAGCAACAGCCTTCCCTGGACGCGGTGGCTGAGCATGTCCACCTGAGCCCGTACCATTTTCAACGCTTGTTTAAAGACTGGGCGGGAGTGAGTCCCAAGAAGTTCTTGCAGTACATCAGCCTCGAACACGCCAAGAGCTTACTGGCTCAGGGACACTCCCTGGCCGATACCAGTTTCGAAACCGGCCTTTCCAGTACCAGCCGTCTGCATGATTTATTCGTTACCATCGAAGGTATGACACCCGGCGAATACAAAAACGGCGGGCAGTACCTGCAGATTCAGTACAGCTTTGGCTCTACGCCCTTCGGACCGATTTGCATGGCTTCCACCGAAAAAGGCGTCTGCCATGTGGCGTTTATTACCAGTGAGGACGAAGGAAGAACTACCCTACAGCTCCGCTTTCCCCAAGCTCAGCTGCAGCTTCTACCTACTGACTTTCATCGGGCCGTGTTGCTGCGGTTTGAAGCTTCGCCTACGAATTTACCCCAGTTGAAGTTACATCTGAAGGGTACGGATTTCCAGCTTAAAGTGTGGCAGGCTCTTTTACAGATTCCACCGGGACGACTGAGTACCTATGCGGGTATTTCGCAGGCCATTGAGCAGCCTTCGGCCTGTCGGGCCGTAGGAACGGCGATTGGGCAAAATCCGATTGCGTACCTCATTCCCTGTCACCGCGTCATTCGTTCTACAGGTCTGATTGGTGATTACCACTGGGGAGCGAGTCGAAAAGCGGCTTTGATCGGCTGGGAATCAGCCCATATCTTAGGGGAACCAGAGAATGTTTGTTAG
- a CDS encoding fasciclin domain-containing protein, protein MKAILLSVLAAGLLTATQTFAQQTAPVDAAKKGQIIMSAQKMIVENAVQSPGLKTFTAALKQTGVSNTLSSSGPFTVFAPTDSAFSAVPDAAQFVSAGNVTTLRKTLLHHVVTGKWTANDLQNAVNKGKGKTVLRTLTGQNLTVTKSGDQFVVADEKGHQAVVEFPDQAQKNGVVHVISAVLMPK, encoded by the coding sequence ATGAAAGCGATTCTTTTGTCAGTCTTAGCCGCTGGTTTGCTTACCGCCACGCAGACCTTCGCTCAGCAAACAGCTCCCGTAGATGCGGCTAAAAAAGGTCAAATTATCATGAGTGCCCAGAAAATGATTGTGGAAAATGCCGTTCAATCACCGGGCTTAAAGACTTTTACCGCCGCTTTGAAACAGACCGGCGTTAGCAATACCCTATCTTCCAGCGGTCCCTTCACGGTTTTTGCTCCTACCGACTCGGCGTTTTCTGCCGTTCCTGACGCGGCTCAATTCGTTTCGGCTGGTAACGTGACGACCTTACGTAAAACCTTGCTTCATCACGTCGTAACCGGCAAGTGGACGGCTAACGACCTCCAAAACGCCGTGAATAAGGGCAAAGGGAAAACCGTACTCCGCACCTTAACGGGTCAGAACCTGACGGTAACAAAATCAGGCGATCAGTTTGTAGTAGCCGATGAAAAAGGCCATCAGGCAGTCGTCGAATTCCCTGATCAGGCTCAGAAAAATGGTGTAGTACACGTGATTAGTGCCGTACTCATGCCGAAATAA
- a CDS encoding GNAT family N-acetyltransferase: MLIENCTLDDYFIIIRDIVAFWGSERTLSFHHPIYIHEFGNTAFVIREEQKPVAYLFGFLSQTDQSGYVHLVGIRESHQKKGLGTLLYQHFINYCQAKGRTHVRAITTPENTKSIAFHQHKMGMKMIGELGDYDVPVVKNYAGEGQDRVVFIKEI; the protein is encoded by the coding sequence ATGCTTATCGAAAACTGTACGCTCGACGACTATTTTATCATCATTCGGGACATCGTTGCGTTTTGGGGAAGCGAACGTACGCTATCTTTCCATCATCCCATTTACATTCACGAATTTGGGAATACAGCTTTTGTCATTCGGGAAGAACAAAAACCCGTAGCGTATCTCTTCGGTTTTCTCTCCCAGACGGATCAGTCAGGATACGTCCATCTCGTTGGGATTCGCGAAAGTCACCAGAAAAAAGGGCTTGGTACGCTCCTGTACCAGCATTTTATCAACTATTGCCAGGCGAAAGGCCGTACGCATGTAAGAGCCATTACAACGCCGGAGAATACGAAATCAATTGCCTTCCACCAACATAAAATGGGAATGAAAATGATCGGTGAGCTAGGCGATTATGATGTACCCGTCGTTAAAAATTACGCGGGAGAGGGACAGGATCGGGTCGTGTTCATCAAAGAAATCTGA
- the dnaK gene encoding molecular chaperone DnaK — protein sequence MGKIIGIDLGTTNSCVAVMEGNEPVVIPNSEGRRTTPSVVAFMDNGNGERKVGDPAKRQAITNPTNTIQSIKRFMGKRFTEVQNEMKTISYVVEQGPNNTPRVRIGDRLYTPQEISAQILTKMKQTAEDYLGQTVTEAVITVPAYFNDAERQATKEAGQIAGLDVKRIINEPTAAALAFGLDKKHDMKIAVFDLGGGTFDISILELGDGVFEVKSTDGDTHLGGDDFDQVIIDWLANEFKADEGVDLRQDPMALQRLKEAAEKAKVELSSSSQTEINLPYIFPVNGMPKHLVRTLTRAKFEQLADSLFVRMMEPVRKAMKNANISTSEIDEVILVGGSTRIPKVQEEVEKFFGKKPSKNINPDEAVAIGAAVQGGVLTGEVKDVLLLDVIPLSLGIETMGGVFTKLIDANTTIPTKKSETFSTASDNQPSVEIHVLQGERPMAGQNRTLGRFHLSDIPPAPRGIPQIEVTFDVDANGILNVSAKDKATNKEQKIRIEASSGLSDAEIQRMRDEAKANEANDKAEREKIEKLNQADSLIFQTERQLKEYGDKLSEGNKSAIETAVAALRTAHQSQDVAAIDAASEQLNNAWAAASTEMYNAANAGGGAQPNGYPGGDATEGQAGGSAGNDKDVQDVNFEEVK from the coding sequence ATGGGAAAAATCATTGGCATTGACTTAGGCACGACAAACTCCTGCGTTGCTGTAATGGAAGGTAACGAGCCCGTTGTTATCCCAAACAGCGAAGGACGTCGTACGACTCCTTCAGTCGTAGCCTTTATGGATAATGGTAATGGCGAGCGTAAAGTGGGAGATCCTGCCAAACGTCAGGCTATTACGAACCCTACGAATACTATTCAGTCAATCAAGCGTTTCATGGGTAAACGTTTTACGGAAGTACAAAACGAAATGAAAACCATTTCGTATGTCGTAGAACAAGGCCCTAACAATACTCCTCGTGTACGGATTGGTGACCGTCTGTATACGCCTCAGGAAATTTCAGCTCAGATTCTGACGAAAATGAAGCAGACGGCTGAAGATTACCTGGGACAAACCGTAACGGAAGCTGTTATTACGGTACCTGCGTACTTCAACGATGCCGAGCGTCAGGCTACGAAAGAAGCCGGACAAATCGCTGGTCTGGACGTAAAACGGATTATCAACGAGCCTACGGCTGCTGCTCTGGCCTTTGGTTTGGACAAAAAACATGACATGAAAATTGCCGTGTTTGACTTAGGTGGCGGTACGTTCGATATTTCGATTCTGGAACTGGGTGATGGCGTATTCGAAGTAAAGTCAACCGACGGTGATACGCACTTAGGTGGTGATGACTTTGACCAAGTGATCATCGACTGGCTGGCCAATGAATTCAAAGCAGACGAAGGTGTAGACCTGCGTCAGGATCCGATGGCTCTGCAACGTCTGAAAGAAGCCGCTGAAAAAGCGAAAGTAGAACTTTCTTCTTCCAGCCAGACGGAAATCAACCTGCCGTATATCTTCCCGGTAAACGGTATGCCCAAGCACTTGGTGCGTACGCTGACGCGGGCGAAGTTCGAACAATTGGCTGATAGCCTGTTCGTACGGATGATGGAACCCGTTCGTAAAGCGATGAAGAACGCCAACATCAGCACTTCCGAAATCGACGAAGTGATTCTGGTAGGTGGTTCGACGCGTATTCCGAAAGTACAGGAAGAAGTAGAGAAATTCTTCGGTAAGAAACCTTCGAAAAATATCAACCCTGATGAAGCCGTAGCCATTGGTGCTGCCGTACAAGGGGGCGTATTGACGGGTGAAGTGAAAGACGTACTGCTGCTGGACGTTATTCCTTTGTCACTGGGTATCGAAACCATGGGTGGTGTGTTCACGAAACTGATCGATGCGAACACCACGATTCCTACAAAAAAATCTGAAACGTTCTCAACGGCGTCGGATAATCAGCCTTCGGTTGAAATCCACGTATTGCAGGGCGAGCGTCCGATGGCCGGTCAAAACCGTACCCTGGGTCGTTTCCACCTGAGCGATATTCCGCCCGCACCCCGTGGTATTCCTCAAATCGAGGTAACTTTCGACGTGGATGCGAATGGTATCCTGAACGTATCAGCCAAAGATAAGGCTACAAACAAAGAGCAGAAGATTCGGATCGAAGCTTCCAGCGGTTTGAGCGACGCCGAAATCCAACGAATGCGTGACGAAGCCAAAGCGAACGAAGCCAACGATAAGGCTGAACGTGAAAAAATCGAGAAGCTGAACCAGGCCGATTCACTGATTTTCCAAACGGAACGTCAACTGAAAGAATACGGTGATAAATTGTCAGAAGGCAATAAATCAGCCATCGAAACGGCCGTTGCTGCTCTGCGGACGGCTCACCAAAGCCAGGACGTTGCGGCTATCGATGCTGCTTCCGAACAACTGAACAATGCCTGGGCGGCCGCTTCTACTGAAATGTACAATGCCGCTAATGCCGGTGGTGGTGCTCAGCCGAATGGTTACCCCGGTGGTGATGCTACCGAAGGTCAAGCTGGCGGTTCTGCTGGTAACGATAAAGATGTTCAGGATGTGAACTTCGAAGAAGTGAAGTAA
- a CDS encoding nuclease A inhibitor family protein, producing MAARLASNLLIENLKQEVNGLLYTSESDAPFEVNALPEWQEETPPEAEAFRTLLGLEADVPVKIQKIESFFRPLLKTYDWFGEEENQTVERYQQLKSFVATQLTKPQVYRVGEVEIDIYIVGQSVDGPWVSLKTKATETE from the coding sequence ATGGCTGCCCGACTGGCTTCCAATCTTTTGATCGAAAACCTGAAGCAGGAAGTAAATGGCCTGCTCTATACCAGCGAATCTGATGCTCCTTTTGAGGTAAACGCGTTGCCCGAATGGCAGGAAGAGACGCCTCCCGAGGCAGAAGCGTTCCGTACCTTGCTGGGACTAGAAGCGGATGTACCCGTGAAAATCCAAAAAATAGAATCGTTTTTCAGGCCTTTACTGAAGACCTATGATTGGTTCGGGGAAGAAGAAAATCAGACGGTAGAACGCTATCAGCAATTGAAAAGCTTCGTCGCTACCCAGTTGACGAAACCTCAGGTATACCGTGTGGGAGAAGTAGAAATCGATATTTACATCGTAGGGCAGTCCGTGGATGGCCCCTGGGTAAGTTTAAAAACCAAAGCTACGGAAACGGAATAA